A window from Macaca thibetana thibetana isolate TM-01 chromosome 7, ASM2454274v1, whole genome shotgun sequence encodes these proteins:
- the FITM1 gene encoding fat storage-inducing transmembrane protein 1, with product MERGPVVGAGLGAGARIRALLGCLVKVLLWVASALLYFGSEQAARLLGSPCLRRLYHAWLAAVVIFGPLLQFHVNPRTIFASHGNFFNIKFVNSAWGWTCTFLGGFVLLVVFLATRRVAVTARHLSRLVVGAAVWRGAGRAFLLIEDLTGSCFEPLPQGLLLHELPDRRSCLAAGHQWRGYTVSSHTFLLTFCCLLMAEEAAVFAKYLAHGLPAGAPLRLVFLLNVLLLGLWNFLLLCTVIYFHQYTHKVVGAAVGTFAWYLTYGSWYHQPWSPGSPGHGLFPRPHSSRKHN from the exons atGGAGCGGGGGCcggtggtgggggcagggctgggggccgGGGCCCGAATCCGGGCACTGCTGGGCTGCCTGGTCAAGGTGCTTCTCTGGGTGGCCTCTGCCTTGCTGTACTTTGGAAGCGAACAGGCCGCCCGCCTTCTGGGCAGCCCCTGCTTACGGCGcctctaccatgcctggctggcagCAGTGGTCATCTTTGGGCCCCTTCTGCAGTTCCATGTCAACCCTCGGACTATCTTCGCCAGCCACGGCAACTTCTTCAACAT AAAATTTGTGAATTCAGCCTGGGGCTGGACATGCACCTTCCTAGGGGGCTTTGTGTTGCTGGTGGTGTTTCTGGCTACACGGCGCGTGGCAGTAACTGCCAGACACCTGAGCCGACTGGTGGTGGGAGCAGCCGTGTGGCGGGGAGCTGGCCGAGCCTTCCTGCTCATCGAGGACCTGACTGGCTCCTGCTTCGAGCCACTGCCCCAGGGTCTGCTGCTCCACGAGCTGCCTGACCGCCGCAGCTGCCTGGCGGCTGGCCACCAGTGGCGGGGCTACACGGTCTCCTCCCACACCTTCCTGCTCACCTTCTGCTGCCTGCTTATGGCAGAGGAAGCAGCTGTGTTCGCCAAGTACCTGGCCCATGGGCTGCCTGCTGGCGCCCCCCTGCGCCTTGTCTTCCTGTTGAACGTGCTGCTGCTGGGCCTCTGGAACTTCTTGCTGCTCTGTACTGTCATCTATTTCCACCAGTACACTCACAAGGTGGTGGGTGCCGCAGTGGGCACCTTCGCCTGGTACCTCACCTATGGCAGCTGGTATCATCAGCCCTGGTCTCCAGGGAGTCCAGGCCATGGGCTTTTCCCCCGTCCCCACTCCAGCCGCAAGcataactga